CGACATCCAGGACGAGCCAGGCCAGGCCCTGGCCACGAAGCTGGGCCAGCGGGCCTCCTATGCCCGCTGCGACGTTTCCATCGAGGCCGACGTGCACAACCTCGTGGACGCCACTGTGGCCGATCATGGCCGGCTTGACGTGATGTACAACAATGCGGGGTCCTCGACCGCCCCTTCGGGAGCATCCTCGACACGTCCCTTGCCGACCTCGACCGCGTCCTCCGCATCAACCTCTACGGGGCCTTCCATGGGGCAAAGCATGCGGCGCGGGTCATGGTGCCGCAGCGCCGGGGCTGCATCCTGTTCACGGGGAGCAACTGCACGGCAATTGCAGGGGTGGCGACGCACACTTATGCCACGTCAAAGCAAGCAGTGGCGGGGCTGGCCCGGGGGCTGGCAGCGGAGCTCGGGGAGCATGGGATAAGGGTGAACTGCGTGTCGCCGCACGCGGTATCGAGGACCAGGATGTCAGGGCTGGGGAAGCTGAGCGAGGACGAGCTGGCGAGGCTGGACGATGGGATGAGGGTGATCGGCAACCTGAAGGGGCAGGTGCTGGCGCCGGA
The sequence above is drawn from the Eucalyptus grandis isolate ANBG69807.140 chromosome 11, ASM1654582v1, whole genome shotgun sequence genome and encodes:
- the LOC104427402 gene encoding LOW QUALITY PROTEIN: tropinone reductase-like 1 (The sequence of the model RefSeq protein was modified relative to this genomic sequence to represent the inferred CDS: inserted 1 base in 1 codon) — translated: MAENSCKRLEGKVAIITSGANGIGASAASLFHQHGAWVVIADIQDEPGQALATKLGQRASYARCDVSIEADVHNLVDATVADHGRLDVMYNNXGVLDRPFGSILDTSLADLDRVLRINLYGAFHGAKHAARVMVPQRRGCILFTGSNCTAIAGVATHTYATSKQAVAGLARGLAAELGEHGIRVNCVSPHAVSRTRMSGLGKLSEDELARLDDGMRVIGNLKGQVLAPESVARAALYLASDEADYVSGLNMVVDGGYSVVNPSMMMALAASRSVGKVGLNV